One Chlamydiales bacterium genomic window, GATTTCATCCCTTCCTTTTCACCAAGACGATCAACTAAGACGTTTTTTAACTGATTTAAGTTAGAGACTGGGATATGGAATGCTTGTTCCATCGATTTATCTTGTAACTCCGATTTCATTCCATCCATATTTGAAGATGAAATTGGATGAATAGGCATTTGTGGCTCTCTTCGAATTCCGCTCATATCTTCATTCATATTTCCTCGTTTCTATATATTTTAATTGATGTTAACTCTTTATCAGTGAGACGAATACCTTTTGTATTGACCCCTTTTATTTTGATCTCATCTAATACACATTTGACCTTAATAAGGCGATTGCGTCCTTTAGATTTATAAGTCAAAAGGAGGGTCATATCAGGAGAGGTAGTGAAAAATTCAATTTTCTCATCAGGATCTAAAAATCGATATTCTTTATCAAGGATAAACTGTTTAATAATAAAGCGCTTTACATAAGGATAATTTGTCTTGTTATTTCGATAAACAATACAAAAGTTAGTTTGTTTATCAGCTTTTCCCATCCATAGAATAGGATTTTTTTGGGGATGAATGTACTGCTTTTCAGGGATATTGATGACCCGATAAGAGCCATCTTTAAATAAGATTAAAATTTTATCGAGAACATTGATTTCTAAAGGTTCAAGAGATGGGACTTTTGTTCCTATATATCCTGTATCAGGATTATAACCAATCTTGACTATCTGTTGAGTAATTTCTCGTTTACTAATCTGTTGGATTTTTTTGATTTGAGTGCGTCTAGGAAAAAGATTGCCATATTTTTCTAATAGGGCTTTAAGGTATCGGATAGTATAGGTAGTGATGTTTTTCAGATCTTTTTCCACTCCAAAGCGCTTTTTTTCAAGATGATTTAATTCCTCTTGATTCTTATCAAGATTAAACCGAGAAATCCGCCGAATCGGAATTGAAAGGAGTTTATCACGGTCTTCTTCTTTAGGAATCCGGGGCAATTGTGTGTAAAAAGGTCTTAAACTCTTTTCAATTGTTGTATCAATCTTATCGTAACTCACGATATTTTCAATTTGTTTGTAGAGTCGGTGGTGAATAAAGATTTGTTCTAAGGTTTTTTCAAAGATTTTTTCGAGAAGACGATGGTTTTCAATTTCAAGTTCCTTTTTTAAGTATCCTTGGAGATTTTTGACATAGAGTTTTAAAATTTCATGAATACTTTCTTCCCAAGGATGTTGGTCTTTAATGCTAATTAACTGAGTGTTTACTGAGACTTCACAGTCAGTAAATGCATAGAGCTGATCGATCATTTGATTTGCATACTGGTTACGGGGAAGTTTAATTTCGATTTCAATCTTTTCTGCTGTGTAATCATTGATTGAATCGATTTTGATCTTACCTCTCTTAGCCGCTTCATCAATAGAACGGATCACTGATTCGGTTGTGGTTCCATAGCAAATCTCTTTGATAATAAGCGTTTTTTCATCTGGGCTTATGATTTTTGCTCTCAATTTAATTTTTCCACGTCCTTCATCATATTCTGAAGGATCCATAATCCCACCTGAATGAAAATCAGGGTAGAGCTCGAAGGGTTTATCTCTCAGAATT contains:
- a CDS encoding DNA topoisomerase IV subunit A — encoded protein: MEDIQHLFKTNYLQYASYVILDRAIPHVIDGLKPVQRRILWMLYQMDDDKFHKVANIVGQTMALHPHGDGPIVDALVNLANKGYLIETQGNFGNPLTGDPSAAPRYIEAKLSQMARETLFNPALTLFTPSYDGRTQEPTFLPAKIPLLLMQGAEGIAVGMSTKILPHNFRELIEAEISILRDKPFELYPDFHSGGIMDPSEYDEGRGKIKLRAKIISPDEKTLIIKEICYGTTTESVIRSIDEAAKRGKIKIDSINDYTAEKIEIEIKLPRNQYANQMIDQLYAFTDCEVSVNTQLISIKDQHPWEESIHEILKLYVKNLQGYLKKELEIENHRLLEKIFEKTLEQIFIHHRLYKQIENIVSYDKIDTTIEKSLRPFYTQLPRIPKEEDRDKLLSIPIRRISRFNLDKNQEELNHLEKKRFGVEKDLKNITTYTIRYLKALLEKYGNLFPRRTQIKKIQQISKREITQQIVKIGYNPDTGYIGTKVPSLEPLEINVLDKILILFKDGSYRVINIPEKQYIHPQKNPILWMGKADKQTNFCIVYRNNKTNYPYVKRFIIKQFILDKEYRFLDPDEKIEFFTTSPDMTLLLTYKSKGRNRLIKVKCVLDEIKIKGVNTKGIRLTDKELTSIKIYRNEEI